A single region of the Neotabrizicola shimadae genome encodes:
- a CDS encoding amidohydrolase, whose amino-acid sequence MAKADMILSAARVLTLDPARPVAEAVAVGGGRILAVGRADEMEPLVGPLTRHHVLAGKTLLPGLIDSHTHGLWGACQQLYQIFLGLSAEVGAVLEAIAARAQDWPADSWIIAGAWRPNERPALGPCPRLLLDRVANGRPVVVKDATYHNFWLNSAALRAAGIGPATPDPAGGTIERDETGEPTGILIETAGALIQRFLDPSADQLDRAARHMAGLFHSLGLTGFKEPMAFAPELRAYAGADLAGELNLHVAAHLTRFSPASEDWVPMEDLARLRRDHVAPHLHTGFAKLFLDGVPIARTAAFIDPYPGEDPAGHDPERHLLIAPDRLCDELVALDRAGLTVKMHAVGDRAVRAGLDAIAAARRANGFSGLRHEIAHANFIHPDDLPRFAALQAVAEVSPRLWMPNPVTAGQRAVLGDARVETCHPVRSLRAAGAEVVYGSDWPAAVPDANPWIGLVGMITRRDPSGRFPGSVGAAEAIPLAEALPIFTVNGARALGLEGLTGVIRAGASADMVVLDEGLDTMPPEEIAAIRPAATLFEGRVVHGGL is encoded by the coding sequence ATGGCAAAGGCGGACATGATCCTTTCGGCTGCGCGGGTCCTGACGCTGGACCCGGCCCGCCCGGTGGCCGAAGCGGTCGCGGTGGGAGGCGGCCGGATCCTGGCGGTGGGCCGCGCGGACGAGATGGAGCCGCTGGTCGGTCCCCTGACACGACACCATGTCCTGGCCGGAAAGACGCTGCTGCCGGGCCTGATCGACAGCCACACCCACGGGCTGTGGGGCGCCTGCCAGCAGCTTTACCAGATCTTCCTTGGCCTGAGCGCCGAGGTCGGCGCGGTGCTGGAAGCCATCGCGGCCCGGGCGCAGGACTGGCCCGCCGACAGCTGGATCATCGCCGGCGCCTGGCGGCCGAACGAACGGCCCGCACTGGGCCCCTGTCCGCGGCTGCTGCTGGACCGGGTGGCGAACGGGCGGCCCGTGGTCGTGAAGGATGCCACCTACCATAACTTCTGGCTCAACTCTGCGGCGCTGCGCGCGGCAGGGATCGGGCCTGCAACCCCCGACCCTGCGGGCGGCACCATCGAACGGGATGAGACGGGCGAGCCGACCGGCATCCTGATCGAAACGGCGGGGGCACTGATCCAGCGGTTCCTTGACCCGTCGGCCGATCAGCTGGACCGGGCGGCGCGCCACATGGCCGGCTTGTTCCACAGCCTTGGCCTGACCGGGTTCAAGGAGCCGATGGCCTTTGCCCCGGAGCTGCGGGCCTATGCCGGAGCCGACCTGGCGGGCGAGCTGAACCTGCATGTGGCGGCCCATCTGACCCGCTTTTCGCCCGCCTCCGAGGATTGGGTGCCGATGGAGGATCTGGCCCGGCTGCGCCGGGACCACGTGGCGCCGCACCTGCACACCGGCTTTGCCAAACTGTTCCTGGACGGCGTGCCGATCGCGCGCACCGCGGCCTTCATCGACCCTTATCCGGGGGAAGATCCGGCCGGCCATGACCCCGAGCGTCACCTGCTGATCGCGCCCGACCGGCTTTGCGATGAGCTGGTTGCGCTGGACCGGGCCGGATTGACAGTGAAGATGCACGCCGTGGGCGACCGGGCGGTGCGGGCAGGGCTGGACGCCATCGCGGCCGCCCGGCGGGCCAACGGGTTTTCCGGCCTGCGGCACGAGATTGCCCATGCCAATTTCATCCATCCCGACGACCTGCCGCGCTTTGCCGCGCTTCAGGCGGTGGCCGAGGTGTCTCCGCGGTTGTGGATGCCCAACCCTGTGACGGCGGGGCAGCGGGCGGTGCTGGGGGATGCGCGGGTCGAGACCTGCCATCCCGTGCGGAGCCTGCGCGCGGCAGGCGCCGAGGTGGTCTACGGGTCCGACTGGCCAGCCGCCGTTCCGGATGCCAATCCCTGGATCGGCCTTGTCGGGATGATCACGCGGCGCGACCCGTCGGGCCGATTCCCCGGCAGCGTGGGCGCCGCCGAGGCGATCCCGCTGGCCGAGGCGCTGCCGATCTTTACCGTCAACGGCGCGCGCGCCTTGGGGCTGGAGGGGTTGACCGGGGTGATCCGAGCGGGGGCGAGCGCGGACATGGTGGTGCTGGACGAAGGCCTGGACACCATGCCGCCCGAAGAGATTGCCGCAATCCGGCCGGCCGCGACCCTGTTTGAGGGCCGCGTGGTGCACGGCGGGCTTTAG
- a CDS encoding MarR family transcriptional regulator, which translates to MSDTPGSPPQLRGFEASLPIALLRARHATAHKFKRHTDAEGLTQPQWRVLRALAAGEPLDVSTISDRCVLMQPSVSRLLKGLVERGLIENVEGTDARRRLLALTPKGRALFERVAMISEAVYRDIESVYGREDLQRLVEMLVRLREVAESLPDLPRVMPDLPPGKR; encoded by the coding sequence ATGTCAGACACCCCTGGTTCCCCCCCTCAGTTGCGCGGATTCGAGGCATCGCTGCCCATTGCCCTGCTGCGCGCCCGCCACGCGACCGCGCACAAGTTCAAGCGGCACACCGATGCCGAAGGACTGACCCAGCCCCAATGGCGTGTCCTGCGGGCACTGGCGGCGGGCGAACCCCTTGATGTCAGTACGATTTCTGATCGGTGCGTCCTGATGCAGCCCTCGGTCTCGCGGCTGTTGAAGGGTCTGGTCGAACGCGGGCTGATCGAGAATGTCGAAGGGACCGACGCGCGCCGCCGGCTTCTTGCGCTGACGCCCAAGGGGCGGGCACTTTTTGAAAGGGTCGCGATGATCTCGGAGGCGGTGTATCGCGACATCGAGTCGGTCTATGGACGGGAAGACCTGCAGCGGCTGGTGGAGATGCTGGTCCGCCTGCGCGAAGTGGCCGAGTCGCTGCCCGATCTGCCGCGTGTCATGCCGGACCTGCCGCCGGGGAAGAGGTGA
- a CDS encoding ABC transporter substrate-binding protein has product MFNRRTLLTAVGASMLLGSVTVAWGQDKMYIPLVSKGFQHQFWQAVKAGADKAATEFGVEVTFEGPDNETMVDKQIDMLSAALAKNPKAIGFAALDTQAAIPLLKQAQEAGIPVIAFDSGVDSDIPVTTVTTDNLAAAALAADKMAELIGGSGKVALVVHDQTSRTGIDRRDGFVNQIKAKYPDIEIVDIQYGGGDQLQSTEIAKAILAANPDLKGFFGANEGSAIGVVNAIRETGTQGVVVIGYDSGAAQKQAVMDGVMAGAITQSPVGMGYETVKAAIAAVNGETLPKVIDSGFAWWDKSNMNDPEIAAVLYD; this is encoded by the coding sequence ATGTTCAACCGCAGAACCCTGCTCACCGCGGTGGGAGCCAGCATGCTGCTGGGCTCGGTCACCGTCGCCTGGGGCCAGGACAAGATGTACATCCCGCTGGTGTCGAAGGGCTTCCAGCACCAGTTCTGGCAGGCCGTGAAGGCCGGCGCCGACAAGGCGGCGACCGAGTTCGGCGTGGAGGTTACCTTCGAAGGCCCCGACAATGAAACCATGGTCGACAAGCAGATCGACATGCTGTCGGCCGCGCTGGCCAAGAACCCCAAGGCCATCGGCTTTGCCGCCCTGGACACCCAGGCGGCGATCCCGCTGCTGAAGCAGGCGCAGGAAGCCGGTATCCCCGTCATCGCCTTCGACTCGGGCGTGGACAGCGATATTCCGGTCACCACCGTCACCACCGACAACCTTGCCGCCGCTGCGTTGGCAGCCGACAAGATGGCCGAACTGATCGGCGGGTCGGGCAAGGTGGCGCTGGTCGTGCATGACCAGACCTCGCGCACCGGCATCGACCGCCGCGACGGCTTCGTCAACCAGATCAAGGCCAAGTACCCCGATATCGAGATCGTCGACATCCAGTACGGCGGCGGCGACCAACTGCAATCGACCGAAATCGCCAAGGCCATCCTGGCCGCGAACCCCGATCTCAAGGGCTTCTTCGGCGCCAACGAAGGCTCGGCCATCGGTGTCGTCAATGCGATCCGGGAAACCGGCACGCAGGGCGTGGTCGTCATCGGCTATGACTCGGGCGCCGCGCAGAAGCAGGCGGTGATGGACGGCGTCATGGCCGGCGCCATCACGCAAAGTCCGGTCGGCATGGGCTATGAAACGGTGAAGGCCGCCATCGCTGCCGTCAACGGCGAGACGCTGCCCAAGGTCATCGACTCGGGCTTCGCCTGGTGGGACAAGTCGAACATGAACGACCCCGAAATCGCGGCGGTTCTTTACGACTGA
- the dctP gene encoding TRAP transporter substrate-binding protein DctP — MSMLKGGLLSAAILAAGPAAADTTIVFNNFLAPNDSLWTDVIKPWITDIETVTEGRVKFTVPDSSLAPPPEILNSVQQGVMDGGFQMVGFLRESNPELQLPLLPMTYFGDVPTSVALWRTYDQFFKGKNGLKDVELLGLVTTPGNSLINMKKEPFESIASLQGVKMWSLPGIPAEALTAAGAVVSPGPAVRMHEIISGGVVDAFCCINFESLEVFNVIEYAGAATEIPGHVFAPAFAIYVRSDVWGTISPEDQEKIRAVSGEAISRRTAGGDAKEAAARQRAIDKGVPIVPASDAFVAELETAFGPVRDAWFSAVSPLGIDGQAALDFYLAEQAKVAAGN, encoded by the coding sequence ATGTCGATGCTGAAGGGCGGACTTCTTTCCGCGGCTATCCTGGCGGCCGGACCGGCCGCCGCCGATACCACCATTGTTTTCAACAACTTCCTTGCGCCGAACGATTCACTGTGGACCGATGTCATCAAGCCCTGGATCACCGATATCGAGACCGTGACCGAGGGTCGCGTGAAGTTCACGGTGCCCGACTCATCACTGGCGCCGCCGCCGGAAATCCTGAACTCGGTGCAGCAGGGCGTGATGGATGGCGGGTTCCAGATGGTTGGCTTCCTGCGGGAGTCCAACCCCGAGCTGCAACTTCCGCTGCTGCCGATGACCTATTTCGGCGACGTACCGACCTCGGTGGCGCTGTGGCGGACCTATGACCAGTTCTTCAAGGGCAAGAACGGCCTGAAGGACGTGGAGCTTCTGGGCCTTGTGACGACGCCGGGCAACAGCCTGATCAACATGAAGAAGGAGCCGTTCGAGAGCATCGCCTCGCTTCAGGGCGTGAAGATGTGGTCGCTGCCAGGCATCCCGGCCGAGGCGCTGACGGCGGCCGGCGCCGTGGTGTCGCCCGGGCCAGCGGTGCGGATGCACGAGATCATCTCGGGTGGCGTGGTGGATGCCTTCTGCTGCATCAACTTTGAATCGCTCGAAGTCTTCAACGTCATCGAATACGCCGGCGCCGCGACAGAGATTCCAGGCCATGTCTTTGCCCCGGCCTTTGCGATCTATGTCCGGTCCGATGTCTGGGGCACGATCAGCCCCGAGGATCAGGAGAAGATCCGCGCTGTTTCGGGCGAGGCCATCTCGCGGCGCACGGCAGGCGGCGATGCGAAGGAGGCCGCGGCACGCCAGCGCGCCATCGACAAGGGCGTGCCGATCGTGCCGGCTTCGGATGCCTTCGTCGCAGAGCTGGAAACCGCCTTCGGCCCGGTGCGCGACGCCTGGTTTTCCGCTGTGAGCCCGCTTGGCATCGACGGCCAGGCGGCGCTGGACTTCTATCTTGCCGAACAGGCCAAGGTCGCGGCCGGAAACTGA
- a CDS encoding aspartate aminotransferase family protein translates to MSDLMKRRRDLLGPNVSTFYDDPVHLVRGEGVWLWDAAGRRYLDCYNNVPHVGHCNPRVVDAIAAQARTLNTHTRYLHEGILDYVERLTATFADPLKTAILTCSGSEANDIALRMAEAMTGKRGIVATDATYHGNTTLVSHLSRSNIPEVGFGLAGCFRHVEAPDSYRIEDPDGQRFAARVQEAIDDLEASGTGFAALVVCPLFLNEGFPTQAEGWLRPAAEAARRAGGLLICDEVQSGFGRCGSHFWAHQKQGVVPDVVTLGKPMGNGHPVAGLVTSPEIMARFRTAFRYFNTFGGNPVSCAAAMAVLDELQSKDLQANARHIGLLAQDRLRALAAKHEVIGDVRQAGMVFGAEFVLDRATKAPAADLADRVVNAMRLRGILLSKLGRHKNTLKIRPPMPFDESHLDLLMTTLDIVLTETAVQG, encoded by the coding sequence ATGTCCGACCTGATGAAGCGCCGCCGCGACCTGCTTGGCCCGAATGTCTCGACCTTCTACGACGATCCGGTGCATCTGGTCCGGGGCGAAGGCGTCTGGCTCTGGGACGCGGCCGGTCGCCGCTATCTCGACTGCTACAACAACGTGCCGCATGTCGGGCACTGCAACCCCCGCGTGGTCGATGCCATCGCAGCCCAGGCACGGACGCTGAACACCCACACCCGCTATCTGCACGAAGGCATCCTCGACTATGTCGAACGGCTGACGGCCACCTTCGCCGATCCGCTGAAGACGGCGATCCTCACCTGCAGCGGGTCCGAAGCCAATGACATCGCCCTGCGCATGGCCGAGGCGATGACCGGCAAGCGCGGCATCGTGGCGACGGACGCCACCTATCACGGTAACACCACGCTGGTCAGCCATCTGTCGCGCAGCAATATCCCCGAAGTCGGCTTCGGCCTCGCCGGCTGCTTCCGCCATGTCGAGGCGCCCGACAGTTATCGCATCGAGGACCCCGACGGGCAGCGGTTCGCCGCAAGGGTGCAAGAGGCCATCGACGATCTCGAAGCCTCGGGCACGGGCTTTGCCGCCCTTGTGGTCTGCCCGCTGTTCCTGAACGAAGGCTTCCCCACGCAGGCCGAAGGCTGGCTGAGGCCCGCTGCCGAGGCCGCCCGCCGCGCCGGCGGCCTCCTGATCTGCGACGAGGTGCAATCCGGCTTCGGCCGCTGCGGCAGCCATTTCTGGGCGCACCAGAAACAGGGCGTGGTCCCCGATGTCGTGACCCTGGGCAAGCCCATGGGCAACGGCCATCCGGTGGCCGGGCTTGTCACCAGCCCCGAGATCATGGCCCGCTTCCGCACCGCCTTCCGCTATTTCAACACCTTCGGTGGCAATCCGGTCTCCTGCGCCGCGGCCATGGCCGTGCTGGACGAGCTTCAGTCAAAGGACCTTCAGGCCAATGCCCGGCACATCGGCCTTCTGGCACAGGACCGGCTTCGCGCCCTTGCCGCGAAGCACGAAGTCATCGGCGATGTCCGTCAGGCTGGCATGGTCTTCGGCGCCGAATTCGTGCTGGACCGCGCGACGAAGGCCCCCGCCGCCGACCTTGCCGACCGCGTGGTGAACGCGATGCGCCTACGCGGCATCCTGCTGTCCAAGCTCGGGCGCCACAAGAACACGCTGAAAATCCGCCCGCCCATGCCCTTCGACGAGTCGCACCTGGATCTCCTGATGACCACGCTCGACATCGTGCTGACCGAAACCGCGGTGCAAGGGTGA
- a CDS encoding TRAP transporter small permease, translating into MAVIWTWIERFLELVISLCLLAMVGITVIDVAGRYFLNAPLRGGYEISELLMGMTVFASLPLASRAENHLTIGLLTDNLQGPSRRWHRIAVLLISAGSLAFIGWRMSVQAGIVQGSGATTGSLYIPIWPFAGAMAVLAWLSCLVTTVLLVRALAGLDRDAHAARGSLE; encoded by the coding sequence ATGGCGGTGATCTGGACCTGGATCGAACGGTTTCTGGAGCTGGTCATCAGCCTCTGCCTGCTCGCCATGGTCGGGATCACCGTCATCGACGTGGCGGGGCGCTATTTCCTGAACGCCCCGCTGCGCGGCGGATATGAAATTTCGGAACTGCTGATGGGCATGACCGTATTCGCCTCGCTGCCGCTGGCCAGCCGGGCCGAAAACCACCTGACCATCGGGCTGCTGACAGACAATCTGCAAGGACCTTCGCGGCGCTGGCACCGCATCGCGGTGCTGCTGATCTCGGCCGGATCGCTGGCCTTCATCGGGTGGCGCATGTCCGTGCAGGCCGGGATCGTGCAGGGGTCGGGGGCCACGACGGGCTCGCTTTACATCCCCATCTGGCCCTTTGCCGGCGCCATGGCCGTGCTGGCCTGGCTGTCCTGCCTTGTGACAACGGTCCTGCTTGTGCGCGCGCTTGCCGGTCTTGACCGGGACGCCCATGCCGCCCGGGGGTCTTTGGAATGA
- a CDS encoding ABC transporter permease has translation MTSAAMTQQNRKSRAGLQQKLLAFASLIALLVFFSLASDKFLQMSNVIGILQATSVNGVLAVAATLVIITGGIDLSLGTLMTFCAVIAGVVLTYWGMPLPLGILAALGAGAFCGMISGTLIAKMKIPPFIATLGMMLILKGMSLVISGTKPIYFNDTPSFPEISTGSLIGDIIPALPLPNGVLILFILALTVSFVLNRTVLGRYTFALGSNEEAARLSGVNTDFWKITVYSLSGAICGLAGLIIASRLNSAQPALGLGYELDAIAAVVIGGTSLAGGRGSILGTIIGALIMSVLLNGLRILSVAQEWQTVVTGLIIIVAVYADMMRRARST, from the coding sequence ATGACCAGCGCAGCCATGACTCAACAGAACCGCAAGTCGCGCGCCGGGCTTCAGCAAAAGCTGCTGGCCTTTGCCAGCCTGATCGCGCTTCTGGTCTTCTTCTCGCTGGCCTCGGACAAGTTCCTTCAGATGTCGAACGTGATCGGCATCCTGCAGGCAACCTCGGTGAACGGGGTGCTGGCAGTGGCCGCCACGCTGGTCATCATCACCGGTGGCATCGACCTGTCGCTTGGCACACTGATGACCTTCTGCGCCGTGATCGCCGGCGTGGTGCTGACCTACTGGGGAATGCCCCTGCCGCTTGGCATCCTGGCCGCACTTGGCGCAGGGGCGTTCTGCGGCATGATCTCGGGCACCCTGATCGCCAAGATGAAGATCCCGCCCTTCATCGCCACGCTTGGCATGATGCTGATCCTGAAGGGCATGTCGCTGGTGATCTCTGGCACGAAGCCGATCTACTTCAACGACACGCCCTCGTTCCCGGAAATCTCCACCGGCTCGCTCATCGGCGACATCATCCCTGCCCTGCCGCTTCCGAACGGGGTGCTGATCCTCTTCATTCTGGCGCTGACCGTATCCTTCGTGCTGAACCGCACGGTGCTGGGCCGCTATACCTTTGCGCTTGGCTCGAACGAAGAGGCGGCGCGCCTGTCCGGGGTGAACACCGACTTCTGGAAGATCACGGTCTACAGCCTGTCGGGCGCGATCTGCGGCCTGGCCGGGCTGATCATCGCTTCGCGCCTGAACTCGGCACAACCGGCGCTTGGCTTGGGCTACGAGCTCGATGCCATCGCCGCAGTGGTCATCGGCGGCACATCGCTGGCCGGTGGGCGCGGGTCCATCCTGGGCACGATCATCGGAGCGCTGATCATGTCGGTGCTGCTGAACGGCCTGCGGATCCTGTCCGTCGCCCAGGAATGGCAGACCGTGGTGACCGGGCTGATCATCATCGTCGCTGTCTATGCCGACATGATGCGCCGCGCGCGCAGCACCTGA
- a CDS encoding SDR family oxidoreductase, translated as MDLGLKGKLVVVTGGGAGIGGAISRDLLAEGARVVVVSRRRPEEEWFTASDATFVQAELSEDAQVRAAVDQIRSLGRVYGLVNNAGVNDGVDLAAGPEAFRASLNQNLIHYYTLVHLLQDDLRAEKGAIVNISSKTAVTGQGNTSAYVAAKAAQLGLTREWAAAFLKDGVRVNAILPAEVMTPLYARWIRTFDDPQAKLAEITANIPLGQRMTEDHEIAAMAVFALSQRALHLTGQWLFVDGGYVHLDRALAGV; from the coding sequence ATGGATCTGGGTCTGAAGGGCAAGCTGGTCGTGGTGACCGGGGGTGGGGCCGGCATCGGCGGCGCAATCTCGCGCGATCTTCTGGCCGAAGGAGCCCGCGTCGTTGTCGTTTCACGGCGGCGGCCCGAGGAAGAATGGTTCACCGCAAGCGACGCGACCTTCGTGCAGGCCGAACTGTCCGAAGATGCCCAGGTCCGCGCGGCCGTGGACCAGATCCGCAGTCTTGGCCGGGTCTATGGCCTGGTCAACAATGCCGGCGTGAACGACGGCGTCGACCTTGCCGCGGGACCCGAGGCGTTTCGCGCCTCGCTGAACCAGAACCTGATCCACTACTATACGCTTGTTCACCTGCTGCAGGATGACCTGCGCGCCGAAAAGGGCGCCATCGTCAACATCAGCTCCAAGACCGCCGTGACCGGCCAGGGCAACACATCCGCCTATGTGGCGGCCAAGGCGGCGCAACTGGGCCTGACCCGGGAATGGGCGGCTGCCTTTCTGAAGGACGGCGTGCGTGTGAACGCCATCCTGCCGGCCGAGGTCATGACCCCGCTTTACGCCCGCTGGATCCGCACCTTCGACGATCCCCAGGCCAAGCTGGCCGAGATCACCGCCAACATCCCCCTGGGCCAGCGCATGACCGAAGACCACGAGATCGCCGCGATGGCGGTCTTTGCCCTGTCGCAGCGCGCGTTGCACCTGACGGGCCAGTGGCTGTTTGTCGATGGCGGGTATGTCCATCTCGACCGCGCTCTGGCCGGCGTCTGA
- a CDS encoding phosphotransferase enzyme family protein produces the protein MSDPVPQALALWGLSGAAHDFVAGRENRVYRVRSGKGDFALRIKRPGYRTRPELESELQWLRAMHDAGLSVPLPERSLSGAFLEQVEGFDVDLIGWLDGRPLGHSGTRLDLNDAPGTFGRLGEQIARLHDACDAWRPAAGFTRCAWDLKGLLGETPIWGRFWENPTLTPDQRDILARFRQRAHQELTATLPDLDHGLIHADLVRENVLIDGDRLHLIDFDDGGFGFRLFDIATALLKNMAEPDYPMMKAALLDGYRTRRPLDTDRLDLFMALRAVTYVGWIIPRMQEDQAPARNRRFIADADRLCRAYLGA, from the coding sequence GTGAGCGATCCGGTCCCTCAGGCGCTGGCCCTCTGGGGCCTTTCCGGTGCGGCGCATGACTTTGTCGCCGGGCGCGAGAACCGGGTCTACCGCGTCCGCTCCGGCAAGGGCGACTTCGCCCTTCGGATCAAGCGACCGGGATACCGCACCAGACCGGAACTGGAATCCGAACTCCAATGGCTCCGCGCCATGCACGACGCCGGACTTTCGGTTCCGCTGCCCGAACGCTCCCTCTCGGGCGCCTTCCTCGAACAGGTCGAAGGCTTCGACGTGGACCTGATCGGCTGGCTTGACGGACGCCCGCTTGGGCACAGCGGCACCCGGCTTGACCTGAACGATGCGCCCGGCACCTTCGGCCGCCTGGGCGAACAGATCGCCCGTCTGCATGACGCCTGCGATGCCTGGCGTCCCGCTGCCGGCTTCACCCGTTGCGCCTGGGATCTGAAGGGTCTTCTGGGCGAAACGCCGATCTGGGGCCGGTTCTGGGAAAACCCGACGCTGACGCCCGACCAGCGCGACATCCTGGCCCGCTTCCGCCAGCGGGCGCATCAGGAGCTGACGGCAACGCTGCCCGACCTCGATCACGGCCTGATCCACGCCGACCTCGTCCGCGAGAATGTGCTGATCGACGGCGACCGGCTGCACCTGATCGACTTCGATGACGGCGGCTTCGGCTTCCGGCTGTTCGACATCGCCACCGCCCTGCTGAAGAACATGGCAGAGCCGGACTACCCCATGATGAAGGCCGCGCTTCTGGATGGCTACCGCACCCGCCGTCCGCTGGACACGGACCGGCTCGACCTTTTCATGGCACTCCGGGCCGTCACCTATGTCGGCTGGATCATCCCCCGGATGCAGGAAGACCAGGCCCCGGCCCGAAACCGCCGGTTCATCGCCGATGCCGACCGGCTGTGCCGGGCCTATCTCGGCGCCTGA
- a CDS encoding IclR family transcriptional regulator: MSSTVAKALTLLDHFSEEVPELGLSDLARRAGLEKATVHRMLSVMADAGLVEQRGTSRLYRLGPGVLRLARVREKVFPMSAALQPALQALVAETGETAHASLISGRALATIEVIESARASRVSLVAGQILPFHSTASGHAALAFAAPELRERVLGSALAAITPHTITDAGALRAQLAAVRQGGFAVCDQGNEEDVHGIAVPVFHGDGLAAGAIAVATPAHRMTEDLRRQIIVVLFREGAKATFAAGGAMPLPYRQAMEQTLREMGAAG, translated from the coding sequence ATGTCATCCACGGTTGCGAAGGCGCTGACCCTGCTTGACCATTTTTCGGAGGAGGTGCCGGAGCTTGGCCTTTCCGATCTGGCGCGAAGGGCTGGTCTGGAAAAGGCCACGGTGCACCGGATGCTGTCGGTGATGGCGGATGCCGGGCTGGTGGAGCAGCGCGGGACGTCGCGGCTGTACCGGCTGGGGCCGGGGGTGCTGCGGCTGGCGCGGGTGCGCGAGAAGGTGTTTCCCATGTCGGCGGCCCTGCAGCCCGCCTTGCAGGCCCTGGTGGCCGAGACCGGCGAGACGGCCCATGCCTCGCTGATTTCAGGCCGGGCGCTGGCAACGATCGAGGTCATCGAAAGCGCGCGGGCCAGCCGGGTTTCGCTGGTGGCGGGGCAGATCCTGCCGTTTCACAGCACGGCCTCGGGCCATGCGGCGCTGGCCTTTGCCGCGCCCGAGCTGCGCGAGCGGGTGCTGGGATCGGCACTGGCGGCGATCACGCCGCATACGATCACCGATGCGGGCGCGTTGCGCGCGCAGCTGGCGGCGGTGCGGCAGGGCGGCTTTGCCGTCTGCGACCAGGGCAACGAGGAGGATGTCCACGGGATCGCCGTGCCGGTGTTTCATGGCGATGGCCTGGCAGCCGGGGCGATTGCCGTGGCGACGCCGGCCCATCGGATGACGGAGGACCTGCGCCGGCAGATCATCGTGGTGCTGTTTCGCGAGGGGGCGAAGGCGACCTTCGCCGCCGGGGGCGCAATGCCCCTGCCCTACAGGCAGGCGATGGAGCAGACCCTGCGCGAGATGGGCGCGGCGGGGTAG